gatgaacttagtaatacatattgaatttctgatgaaatctgtaattttgtatttttggggcaatttttgccatttttggtcaaaaaatgtgtatttccaaactactcatctgatagctttgcaatttggtatacaggttcctacagatcatctaatgatatttgttgaaattatgatgtaatctgcaattttgtatttttggggcaatttttgccaattttggtcaaaaaatgtgtatttccaaaactactcatctgatagctttgcaatttggtaaacaggttcctacagatgatcttaatgatatgtattgaaattatgatgaaaattgcaatttgtaattttggggcgaattttgcaatttttggtcaaaaaatgtgtttctcaaaaagtactggtctgatagcttttaaaattggtataaaggtttctacagatgagctaagtaatataatttctgatgaaatctgtaattttgtatttttggggcaatttttgccatttttggtcaaaaaatgtatttccaaaactactcatctgatagctttgaaatttggtatacaggtttctatagataaactaagtgatatttgttgaaattatgatgaaatctgcaaaaaatgtgattctcaaaaagtactggtctaacagctttgaaatttggtatacaggtctctatagatgaactgaatttgatcttttgaaattatgatgaaatctgcgatttttatttttggggcaatcgttgccatttttggtcagaaaattttattctcaaaaaactactcatcagatagctttggttgacatgttcttagggattgtccgatgtgatatattcaaagtatgatgaaatcttcaattgtgtattttgcagctattttagccacttttttctggccactgcattgagctatcaaaaatttccaccttctacatcaacatgtgtcaaaaatagtaattctctacataaacacagcggagctatatcggccgctaggtcgcttgttaataTCCAGTTTTTGATTGTGTAATATAATCCTAGAATCCTTTTCTATCAAAATCTACCATGAACATTTGAATTACAGGTTCTCAGTTTGAATAATAATCCTTTTTATAGAGCAGGTCCAGATACACCAATTCAGTAAATCAAGCTTACCTTTTGAAGAAATTCATGTTACCAATGTTACCTGGGTGAATTTTTCTTTTACCGATTATATTTAATGCatagatttttttcttgtgaTTTACAGACCTGGGTTGCATGTACAAGTTGTTCATTAGGGTCCCTGAAGGATTGAAAACAATGTGCGAGTGTGTCAGTGGATATTTACGTGAGCAAGGCAAAGCGCTGGTGACAGAAGACGAGGGTGGTAAAAATGCCATACAGTATATTCAGGTATGTCCATCTGAAAACAGTAcaaaatattaatgaagtttGCACGATTCTCAACAACTAGCCCAGTGAGTGTAAGGGCAAGAAATGTACATTGATTGATTGCATGGCATTTTGATTCCTTCCAAATGACAGTGAGCTTAAAGGGGCAGGGGTtttttttatcagctttatttaGAAGCAAATTGACCAACTTGATAACACTTTCAGTTGAAAACAAAGGATTAGCACTGTGTACATACTCAAGTGTCAACAAAACtgatgcgagaacctgggattaagaactgtccctttaaggtgaagtactacgaattacgtcaaaattaggttgtggtgtcattttcttgaaactttgcacaaatattcttggaagttgtgcaagtgcaaaaatgaaataaaaaatgggggtcaccacgctcgtttccatggaaacggacgttaaaatggcgtcgttagaaataaataaaaatgatataattcacttaaactaaagaaagcaattataaaacgcttagcaaatgagttaattttaataaataccaaggatTAAGATCCacatctatcgaatgtatagttttcatgatgtttgtaaagaaattttaacataagtatcgattacaaaataacgatatggaaattatatcactacataattttcgaactttcttcctgttgctttgaatggtgtcattttgacgaaacttggcgaataaaatcctgacataataccatttaatttacacttttaataaaagggtgtcaccacgctactttttacaatatctccaggtgaatgggtaatatgcgccatgtaaatgggagagaaatgttaattttgcgctcatattgaataaaaaccagcttcctagggggtcagaatatgacaaggttaaaggtaacatgtatttctaagagactgggtcaaaaaattaggtaaaagggcaatttcaacaatgacaggtgatattaaatacatgcgctacaaaataacccatttgcggcaggctggagttaaatctgcgcagaaacgttctaaagcgtgtgcgcgtccgaattcggcgccctttaccttaaatgGATTTCCAGAACTGTTAAGAATTTGGTCATGTGAGATATTATATTTGGACAAACATGACATGACCACTTGAATGTGAAACTGCAAAATGAAAGTTTATCTTGTCATTAGTATCGTGATATGAGAAATCAGATGCACTAATATTTCCTATGTCCTTTTATTTTACAGGATTTACTTGATCTTAAGGACAGGTTTGATCATTTTCTACACGAGTCCTTCAGTGATGATAGACTGTTCAAACAGACCATATCAGGAGACTTTGAATATTTTCTCAATCTCAACAACAAATCCCCAGAATATCTCTCACTGTTCATTGATGACAAACTCAAGAAGGGAGTGAAAGGGGTAAGTCAGCTTGTTTCCGATGTTCAGTGTTTTAGGAAAACATTTATTGTGTCAAATTGGTTCAGATTGTGTACCTATTTTAAGTAGAATGATACAAACCATCTCAAAATAGAAAAGTGCAAAAAGTGAATAAGATAAGCTACCAACCGACCAGAATAAAGGCACTTGTGATGGGAAGAAATAATCAAAGAAATTCCTTCAACTTGTTTTCACCAGCCTTAATTTACACCAGTACATGAAATATGACGTGAAActatgattatgaatatgataAAGAACATTGAATGTGAAGATTATATTATGCATTTTGTGCTCTCAGGAAACTTTGACCCTTACACATATACTCAAAATAGTATACATTGTCTCATATATCACTTGTGAATCATTTCATTACCAGATGTCTGAGCAAGATGTTGAGTTAGTTTTGGACAAGGCCATGGTGCTGTTTAGATTCCTGCAGGAGAAGGATGTGTTTGAGAGATACTACAAGCAACACTTGGCTAAGAGGCTACTACTCAACAAGAGTGTATCAGATGACTCGGAAAAGAACATGATATCCAAACTCAAGGTGGGTGTCATCCCTGTGGGACAGTGAATGGTGAAGGAATTCTAAGTTGAGGAAATACCATACTTTGTATGGGGGAATTACATCTTGGCTTGTTGTTCAGTAACTTTCTGATCACACTGCCCATACTGTAACTGGTTCTGTagactttaaatttgatttatgtgagggatgactggaacaCTATTAAGGATGGGTTTGTCTCCACTATACAGCAGAATATTGAGGCAGAGATAGTTTAGGTATCAAACGGTGATCCTGTTTAAGTATAATTCCCCAGTGTCTGCCATATAGAACTAGGCTTTTTCCCATTCTTGCTTGTCACATCTGTCGTTATATTCCATGTTTCAGAAAAGTGTCTGGGTATGGGTTCAGGCAGAATTATTGTGATCTTGTCTCACAATACTGCTCCAAATAACTTTTTAATGAAGAGCAGAACACCGAGGGGATGTCTAGAAGTACAAAACTCTTTATTACTGTTTCTTTTTTTGCTAGAATAACCAAGATTTTGTTTCTTTCCTTTGTCACAGACTGAATGTGGTTGTCAATTTACATCAAAACTGGAAGGCATGTTCAAAGACATGACAGTGTCCAATACTACCATGGAAGAATTCAAATCTCACATACAGTCATCAGGGGTAAGTATGAAGATAGAGGGCATCTTGAAATTGAAATACTTAGACTTTTGTGCAAACTTTCCAAAaatcattccctttcaaaaagAGCAATACAAAttgggggtcacagtgcaaaatttggtatatatacccaatatttactgatatttgaaaattcaaaatggcagtcatccctgtggtaactctatggagaaaaattaaattttccattgtcacaaaaataagcgGGTTGAAGCATTTTTTACacaatgagcttcaaaatgaaccctaaCAAGGTATAGACCAAAAAAGTATCGTACTAGtctgagagtcaaaatatctgtccctgaagtACATTCTACCTTTGCATCTCACAAGTTTGTCAGCTGTATACCACTATAGTGTGAATTTGTTCTGTGTCAAAGAGAATAATCTTGAACCCATGGTGCATCAAATTAGATGAGTATGCTCTCTACACCTAAAACAAGACATTTGAATGGTTACCGTAATTTTTGAGTGAATTTGTTTCAGAATTTCTCCTTTGTGGTGATCATTATGAATTTGCCTGAAATTGAAGAAGGAGAAGATTGAAAACAATACTCTCATGTCaaggatgacagtaataaaaGGAGCAATAATTGGAATCACCCAAAAAGAATTTTCCTTCTTTGCCATTTCATTTTAACTCTGTGCACTGCTATTTGGGGGTGTCCCAAATTTATTATCAAAATTGATATACAAGAATTAATGGTGTGGAGAATGTTAATTATTCACACAAAATGTTTGACACCATGAAAGATGGTTACTGCCCCAGTTTTGTTTCACTTATACAGGGCCTTcttgaaaagtttaaaaattcctcACATACAGTTTTAGTCCCTCTCTGAATTCTTTCCATAAACATCTTGAAATTTGAAGCTGATAAAGTAATTATTGATCTTATCTCTTTCTGTACAAAGACGTCACTATATGGAGTTGATCTGAATGTACGAGTACTGACAACTGGTTTCTGGCCTACGCAGTCAGCTACTCCCAAATGCAATGTACCAACAcagccaaggagtgcatttgaAGCATTTAGAAGGTATGTGAAAGAGTTTGATGGTGTGCAagcctctgtgtgtgtgtgtgtgtgtgtgtgtgtgtgtgtgagtttgTATATGTGTACAGTGTGTCCACATTTATGTGAATGTATGTGCAGCTGGTGTGATTAGTATTCTGGAATTCACCATATCGGAAGTAATGATGGACCTTGTGGCAGTTCTGTTGTATTCACATGTGcaaaatcacattttacaatacAGTGATTCGACATGCAGGATACATTTGTCCAGAATCTCTCTGTATTTGTGGTATGGTACCAGAACACAATGCTAGATGTACATCTAGCATTGTGTTTTGGTTTTCCGATGTAGCAAAATGCTCATTTGACTTTGAAAGGACTTCAGCTTAGAAAAATTACATAATTTGCATTCCCATGTGACTAATTCAGACAGAGGAGTAACATGATGTACCAATATCCAGGAGACTGAGTGCCATAGCCATTGGGTAAAGTATATGATTACTGGAGCGACAAATTTAGCGATTGACCTCAAGAGGGCGCCGGTGATACAATTTTTGTAGGCTGGAGTTCTTTCACATGCTAGATGTACGTCTTAGGTACCATACTAAAACTAAGAGAGGTTCTAGACAAAAAAAGTTGTTAAACACATGAAGTTTCCAAAGTACCAGATCAATACATTAGGACATACATTAGATGCCTAAGGTGACTAAAATGCATCTTTACTTGTTATTACAGGTTTTATCTTGGCAAACACAGTGGTCGTCAATTGACACTCCAGCCATCACTAGGTTCAGCAGATTTAAATGCATCGTTCTATGCACCAAAGAAAGTAAGTCTTACTCTTTTACATCAAGTGAAACTTGGTCACCAAAAAATTTTGCCTCACGATTGGTGGCTAGAATGAACGTAGTTGTTTACTCACTGCAGTCATATTTCTCACTATAGTTACATGATGTGCATAAGTATAAGGTTGATTTTCAACCAAATCATTACTGCATGTTTTCTCGAGTAAAAAGTACACTGAATCTCAGAAACTATCCTTGTAGGGGTGCCCCATGATTGCACTTGTAGTACTATGGTAATCTTTCTACGTCTTTCAGCAGATGTGTGATCAAACTACTGATTCATAATACAGAGACTTTGTTCTCAAAGAATGTACACTATTCCTCTTCATTGTATCTGTGTTCATCATCTTTATGCCATACATAATTCAACCGAgaacatttgaaacaaaatttttctgAACTGCTGCAATAAAATCTGTATATGCTCTTCCAGGAAGGGGCTTCTGGAGCACCCCAAGTTAGAAAACATATTCTTCAAGTGTCCACATACCAGATGGTTATTCTGATGTTATTCAATACGAGGGAACAGTGCTCATACGAGGTAAATATTCTTCTATTTCTATCTGTACCATGGTAGTAATGAAGTCAAGCATGCACTTCTTGTCTTATAACAGTCTCTATGAGATACTGCAGTAAGTCTGTCATTCATATATTGTATTGTTGCACAAATAAATGACGAGCAAGACAAACACCTTCCCACAAgacaaattgtgaatttttggcCCTCaagggccaatgtcatcactctgtcagtctgtgtgttTGTCAGTCTATCGgtctgtccgtccatccgtctgtTTGTGATCACAGTGTCACTTTGTGATaactttctcaaaattttacaaacgaCATTTCGTGCGTCCATGTACTGTTACCACAATGTACTTTGCAAGATGGTATCCAACAGTTACTACAGCTCACAATGACGGACAAGAGAACTTGCTTTCCCATCCTGATCCCATTGTTAACTACAGCGTTCCACAAATCCATTGAAAGCCTGTGTGCTAAGTCTACTGTGGAGGAAGTCATTTATAAAATGTTTACATCATGCCAATTCTTTTTCTGTAGGAAGTTGCCCAAGAGACCGACATCCCATCAAGAGACCTAATTAGAGCATTACAGTCACTGGCTTGTGGAAAGCCTACCCAGAGAGTTCTGTCAAAGGAACCCAAGTCCAAAGAAATAGGTAATGATGCAGTCAATCCCTTGCTAACCCAATCAATGTACCAAATGTGCTCAGAAATCTGAACGCACTACATCTTCAGTCTTGTGAATCATGTATGGTTGCTTGGGGCTGACAAGGTAACAGACACATTGGCCAGAGGGAGATTTTGATAATCAGACACAAGTCGAATGGGAATATTTGGAAAGTATCCATATGGTCATACATACCTTTTAATATATAAACTTGGGCCATGCCTGTAAGATGTACGAGCATACTGCCgtgattttatgaaaaaaagtgCCCTACAATTTAGCTGCATATTGATAAATATTGTGTGAATTCTATTAAACATAGGAACAGATTTTAATGCACAGGTTCTCATTCAGGCATTGACAATACCATGCATGCTGTTCGTGTACAAAACATGTAATAAGCTGTACTCTTGCAACAAAGCCTCTAAGCTATGTGATTCTCTTGAAAGCTCATTAATAGTTTACATCATGTTGTTGTATTTCAGAACCAAATGACACCTTCACCGTGAATGACCATTTCACCTCCAAGCTACACAGAGTAAAGATCCAGACTGGTAAGTACTGTATTCCCCCCACCCCTCCCTACCCCTCCAGAGGCATTCTCTGTAGTTAGCTTGCAAGCTAGGCCTCCAGGATGTGTCAATGTAAACCTGGTATTGATGTGCATGAGTAAATTGCCAGATGTCTTTGCTGGGATTGTTCATACGTCATGAGACTTCCAACCAGTGTGTACAATACATTTAAGGCAGAATGCACACAGAAGAGATATTCTGactgaaacttttacaattcttttctgatctaccattttaggctcatttttaagctcttggagtaaggaaaATATTTggtgtcttagtttttcgaaaatcaaacattttaatatttcccATAGAGTTATATCTCAGAATTGgtttccattttgaatttcaaatatcggtgaatgtgaggatttgtttctctagtaccaaattttgcacactgACCCATGATTTCTATTcatgatttggtaaaagaatggtttaaGGTTTCACGAAgtagtctgagcaaaagtttgaaatctttcactttcgagacacaTACTACCTTAGTTAAGGAAATaagcacctcgaaagtgaaagacttaaacttttgctctaactttcctcaaggaatctttcaatcattctctttcaaatcaaaaataaaaatagggggtcaccgtgcaaattttggtactagagaaacaaattgcccgagatttaccgatattagaaattaaaaatggccgccatccctgtgttaactctattttcgaatttcgaaaaactaagccggtgaaaagttttctttcaccaagagctttaaaatgaaccccaacatgtggtatatcagaagagaattgtaaaagtttgagagtctgaatgtctgttccgaggtgcattctaccttagttAAGGGAATATAGAAGCTTCTATGATAGTAAGTATTCATGCCAGGTGTCATGGAAGGGTCGATCTCACAATAAATGTGTTCTTGCTTTTTTTCAGTCGCAGCTAAAGGTGAATCAGAACCAGAGAGGAAAGAAACCAGAAGCCGCGTTGATGAAGACAGAAAACATGAAATTGAGGCTGCCATTGTTCGTATTATGAAATCACGAAAGAAGAGGTCACATAACCTCCTTGTTGCAGAGGTAACTTTTTCATACTTCACTGAAAGCAGATTTCGAGATCCAGACTTTTTtcatggaagagaaaatataGTTTTAAGCCGTAGATATTGTGGTAGATGAATTAAAAAAGTCATCACTCTAATGAACAGACTGGCACAAAGGACAGCGTTGAACTTAAAAGAGTCATCACATGTCTGATAGAAATGGAGTAACATCTGCACTGGCCAAGACATCATCTCTGGTGTTTATGCAAAGATATATTGGAAGACAGAAGCAGACATTGCTATAATTCTGTTTTACCGAAATGCCAGCTGTTAAAACAATACTGCTGGTAGTGTACATATGTGTAGAGGTGCATTCGGCCCTATACCTTGTAGATCTAGCAACTTAGTAGgaaagatttttgtttatcCTAGAAAATCAGACACAGCTATATCATTTTCTACAGCCAACTCAAATCTACACGGGGAAATGGGAGCGAAATGACAAAGCCAAAGTTTGTGTCACTGAGTATGAcaacaagaccactaattaatttcccataggccaccacagtagcgttgggctcgattttcctattttaaaacattcagcggcacgaatcctctttacaggtgttaggtcaatgtcagcttgactactgattaatttttcgtgtgggcaagtccacggaaattttgagatagcgatgaaatagcgccctcagtggtgtttttgacaaaattcagtcttattgttatgatttctattagccctagaactcatattaccaccaaatgcttcagccattattcacagcagtctgcattttgattcaggcagaaaaatatctttacaaaattcttgacgttaaagttcaaactaaacaagcatccatgcagatatcaaaacttcaaggtctccACTATTTTTCTCCCGAACCATCTTCATGGTAAccaacccggaagtgaattagtgggaTTGTGCTAATATGACAACAATTGTGTATCTTTCAGGTTACCGAGCAGCTGAAGTCACGATTCTTACCAAGCCCAGTGGTCATAAAGAAGAGAATAGAGAACTTGATTGAGAGAGAATACCTGGCCAGAACACCAGAAGACAGGTACATATTAACTCCAAAAATATTACTCTTCAGAAAGTAAGCGTTCCCACGTCAGATTTAAATTTTTCAGAAATCAAAATGTACATCAAATCATTTGCGTCTCATGCTGCCTCCTGAAAACACATCTTGTTATGAAATTGTAGTGCATGAttctaaaaaaaaaatgcatCTTCTCATGGCCTTGAATATTTCTGTTATCCTTTACAGGAAAGTCTACACATATGTGGCTTAAGGAACACTGTCACATCAACAGCGAAGCTTGTGTCAGCTCCGTTAaaggaaaagacaaaaaattcaaaaaaggaagaagaaaaaaaaagcaatgaatacaaaacTATCTGTACTGTGTGTTGCCCATTAACCAAAACATCCAACAAAAACTTCTACATCACTGAGATCCCTGACAAAAAACAAATAGTATCAGAGAAAActagaataaaaaaatattttctctttaatttttttttttcccgaaaGTGCAGAGTGgggatttgacttcaaaaagcaaCCACAGTGCCTAATTTCTCAAATCCGTTTTTGTGTTCAGTGGGAGAGAACTTGTCGCCAAGTGGACATTGTTAATGGGATGCATAAGCATTTGCGTCCAAATAAACACTGTAGAAGTTTTCTAGCTTACAAACAGCGGCCTGGGGAGGGAAGGAGAGAAATAATGTATATAGAAAAGCTGCCACGCTTTGTAGAGAAAGAACTTGTAGCAGACACCATGCGTTCATGCAAAAATGAATTTGCAAGACATAGTATACGACAACAGCGCATGGGAAAAAATTTGCCAGATTCATCGTAGTTTACTCCGACATAACTGCATTATAagccttttttttttcaatcactgtaagaaaaaaactttgagacaaataaactgtttaatgtaatatttttctgtcttttatttaataaatatgaataaacAACTTTCAGAGAACAACTTGTAGAaaattataaatatgaaaactattaaaaaacaattttaaatatcaaaagGTAAAAGCTTGAAAAAAAGGAGAGgtttgttaaaaaaacattttatcgTTGCTCACAGATGTGGATTCTCTTACTTCATACGACAATGTAAATCTTGAGCCATTGATTTGGTACAAGTACTGTCTCAACTCTAAATTGGATGACAAAAACTTCAAGGTCACATACACAGACTGTTTTATGCATTGCAAGCAAGGACAATTGGGTATTTTTGAAGGTAAGGTAACATGGAAGATTTTGTGCATGGCACGATTGAAAGTGAACAGTCAAAGTACACATCAGTGGAAGTTCAGGATGGAAAACCACACTCACCTAGCGGCTCCACTCACTGAAACATTCACAACAATATCACAAATGTTGCAATAACGTATGTCACAGGCATCTAATTTTTGTGTCGCTAAATGGAGAACTGGTCACCGAACAACAGTTGTTCAGCCCATCTTGACCTGGCTTATGCCAGAAACTGAAgaatatttctttgtttaatACATTATCGGTAGATGCTGTTGGTCATCATGTGTGATTGGCATAAAATGTACCAGAAGTAGCACAGGTGTAAGGTTGGGAACTGGTTATTCtgaattttgtcatatttctgaTGGCAACATGACACACTCATA
Above is a window of Ptychodera flava strain L36383 chromosome 19, AS_Pfla_20210202, whole genome shotgun sequence DNA encoding:
- the LOC139119114 gene encoding cullin-3-like, with the protein product MSLKTKTNTKMRIRAFPMTMDEKYVSNIWALLKNAIQEIQKKNNSGLSFEELYRNAYTMVLHKHGERLYTGLREVVTEHLVDKIRADVLTSLNNNFLHTLNSAWNDHQTSMVMIRDILMYMDRVYVQQNNVENVYNLGLILFRDLVVRYGCIRDHLRQTLLDMVARERRGEVVDRGSVKNACQMLMVLGIDSKAVYEEDFETPFLEQSSEFYRLESQKFLAENSASVYIKKVEARINEEAERATHYLDKSTEDPIVKVLEEELICKHMKTIVDMENSGVVHMLKNNKTDDLGCMYKLFIRVPEGLKTMCECVSGYLREQGKALVTEDEGGKNAIQYIQDLLDLKDRFDHFLHESFSDDRLFKQTISGDFEYFLNLNNKSPEYLSLFIDDKLKKGVKGMSEQDVELVLDKAMVLFRFLQEKDVFERYYKQHLAKRLLLNKSVSDDSEKNMISKLKTECGCQFTSKLEGMFKDMTVSNTTMEEFKSHIQSSGTSLYGVDLNVRVLTTGFWPTQSATPKCNVPTQPRSAFEAFRRFYLGKHSGRQLTLQPSLGSADLNASFYAPKKEGASGAPQVRKHILQVSTYQMVILMLFNTREQCSYEEVAQETDIPSRDLIRALQSLACGKPTQRVLSKEPKSKEIEPNDTFTVNDHFTSKLHRVKIQTVAAKGESEPERKETRSRVDEDRKHEIEAAIVRIMKSRKKRSHNLLVAEVTEQLKSRFLPSPVVIKKRIENLIEREYLARTPEDRKVYTYVA